One region of Triticum aestivum cultivar Chinese Spring chromosome 6B, IWGSC CS RefSeq v2.1, whole genome shotgun sequence genomic DNA includes:
- the LOC123135046 gene encoding Werner Syndrome-like exonuclease, whose translation MAERYNTDVIMDDGTIIHTTVTSWSLDVQRFIKEVQGSQIRITGLDAEWRPNRKRGAGQNPIAVLQLCVGRRCLVYQIIHGTGIPISLCSFLYLSGFTFVGVGIADDAKRLRAEYSLEVSNMVDLRELAANSPHRPRPELRSAGLKARALAVMGAHIPKPPEVTMSDWTAPSQSREQVEYACIDAYVSFEIGRRLLTRNY comes from the coding sequence ATGGCGGAAAGATACAACACCGACGTCATTATGGACGACGGCACCATCATTCATACCACCGTGACGTCCTGGTCCCTCGACGTCCAGCGCTTCATAAAGGAGGTGCAGGGGTCCCAGATCCGCATCACCGGCCTCGACGCCGAGTGGCGGCCCAACCGCAAGAGAGGCGCCGGACAAAACCCGATCGCCGTCCTCCAGCTCTGCGTGGGCCGCCGCTGCCTCGTGTACCAGATCATCCACGGCACCGGCATCCCCATCTCGCTGTGCAGCTTTCTCTACCTCTCTGGCTTCACCTTCGTCGGCGTCGGGATTGCCGATGACGCGAAACGCCTGCGTGCCGAGTACAGCCTTGAGGTGTCCAACATGGTCGACCTGAGGGAGTTGGCGGCGAACTCACCACACCGGCCGCGGCCGGAGCTGCGGTCGGCTGGGCTGAAAGCCAGGGCGCTCGCGGTGATGGGGGCGCACATCCCGAAGCCGCCAGAGGTGACGATGAGCGACTGGACCGCGCCGTCGCAGTCGAGGGAGCAGGTCGAGTACGCCTGCATCGACGCCTACGTCTCCTTCGAGATCGGTCGCCGGCTGCTCACTCGTAATTACTAA